Part of the candidate division WOR-3 bacterium genome, GGACGGAAAACCTGATATTCTCGGAGCAGCTTTCACCGACAATCAAATAGCAGTTTGGTATAACACTATGGGAGATTCGATAGAGTGGGAAAAAGAGATCATTCAGGGCGGGTTCTCAGCGGCTCTCGGTGTTAAACCTGAAAAACTCGACACAGACAGTTATCCTGACATTATAGGCACGGCATATTCATCGAGTGATCTTGTGGTCTGGATTAAAACAATAATTCTTCCTGATACTTACTGGGAGGCTTATTACCTGGATTACAATCTGTCGGGTGCTTGGGCGTTGGCTACGGGTGATTTAAATCAAGACGGAATGCCTGATATAATTGCCGGAGCCAATACCGGGAATATGATTAAGTGGTATGAAAACGGATTCGGTACGGCAGTTGAAGAGCCGGTGGATGAAATTAAAACGGGAATTTATGGCTCAAATCCGATCCGAGCGAGTTGGATGCCTGAAACGATGAATGTCGTAATTGAATTATACTGCGAAAATAATCTGTCATATCATGTTGAGATATACGACGTTTCAGGTGCATTGATTAAAGAGTTTCCGGATATGATGTTTCAGCGCGGCATTCATTCAATTTGCTGGGATTGTAAAAGTCCGGATTTTACCACTGTTTCGTCCGGAATTTATTTTGTGTCTTTGAAAACAAACCAGGGAATTTTTAACACCAGCGTAACTGTTATAAAATAATTGAAATAAAGTCTTTTTAAAAAAAGTAAATCCCAAAATAACAAATTATTGATATAATTTAACCGATTATCAATAATCTATATATAAGGTGTTTTGTAAAAAAATGAATAAATTCAATGATGAAAATGCTGAAGTGGAAGAAATAATCGGAACTTTTAGCAAACAGCAAAATCCGCGAACACTTTTGAGAAAAACTCACGAGCATTATACGGCGGTTTTTGAGAATTTTCCTTTCGTCGCTTTCACGCTGGACAGAAAAGGAAGGTTTATTGAAAGCAATGAGTACACTGAAAAATTGTTCGGAATAGATCCTGAGAAAGCGAGAGGAAAGGGTTTTTACGAACTCGGACTTCTAAATAAAAAAGAGATATTAAAAGGTCTTCGCGAATTTAAAAAAAACCTGGCCGGCAAGGTGACTTCAAAAACAGTTTATGAAATCAAAATCAAAGAAAAAAAACATTTCATAGAACTTGTCGGTATCCCCCTTTTGGAAAACGGCATAGTGACTGAAGTACTCGATGTCGGTACTGATGTCACGCAACATACGAACATATTGAAAGAAAAAGAAAAACTTATAAAAGAACTTAAAAAAACAGTCGAGAACATAGAAATTTTAAAAGGGCTTTTGCCTATATGCGCAGGTTGCAAGAAAATCAGAGACGACGACGGATATTGGCATCAGGTCGAGGATTTTTTGAAAGAACATTCCGATATTGAATTCAGTCATTCTCTCTGTCCTGATTGTCTGAAAAAACTTTATCCCGATTATCAGAAGGGCAAGAAATAAGTCATTCCGAGAGAATTTCCCTGATCTTTTCCGAAAGATTGCCTTTGTTGAAGGGTTTTTGCAGGAAATGGATCCCCTCTTTGATTATTCCGTGGTCATCTATGATGTCCGCCGTGTAACCTGAAATAAAGAGGCATTTTGTTTCAGGGCGTATGGCGGATATTCTTTCCCAGAGTTCCTGGCCGCTCATATCTGGCATTACTACGTCGGAGATAAGCAGGTCAATTATCCCATCGTAAGTTTGGGCTATCTCGAGGGCCTGGAGGGGATTTATGGCTGAAAGTGATTTATATCCGCAAAGATTCAGGATTCTCAGGTTCAGATTCAGAAGTGATTCTTCATCTTCAACCAGCAGAATGGTTTTACCGGTCTGGTCGTACTTTCCCAAAGGCTCAGGTTTCGGTTTTACTGTTTTCTGTGAATCATGTCTGGGCAGGTATATTTTTACATTTGTCCCTTTGCCGGGTTCGCTGTATATGTTTATAAAGCCGCTGTTTTGTTTCACTATTCCGTAGATCATTGAAAGGCCAAGGCCGGTACCTTTACCCTTGGGTTTTGTTGTGAAAAACGGTTCGAAAAGATGTTCCTGGATTTCTTTGTCCATTCCGCAACCGTCATCGCTTATTGAAAGCATGACCTGTTTTCCCGGGTGAAAATCTTTGAACTCGTCTTCGTAACCGTCTTCGAACTCGCAATTGGCTGTCATGATAGTAATGGTGCCTTTGCCGGTTATGGAGTCGCTTGAATTTATTACGAGATTCGCGACTATCTGGTCAATTTGGGCGGGATCTACTTTCAATCTCCAAAGATTTTCCGCGGGTTTCCAGACAAGATTTATGTTTTCGCCAATCAATCTTTTGAGCATGCTGAGCATATTGTAAATTATCTCATTTAAGTCCACTTCTTCCGGTTCCACTGTTTGTTTTCTCGCGAACGCGAGAAGCTGTCTGACCAGGTTGGTGGAATGTTCACTCGCTTTGAGAATCTCGCGAAGACTGTCCGTTGCAATTTCGTTTTTGTCTGATTTAGCCAGCATCAGTTCCGCGTTGCCGGATATGACGGCGAGCATGTTGTTAAAATCATGAGCTATGCCGCCGGCCAACCTTCCTACAGCTTCCATTTTTTGTGCTTGAATGTATTTGGCTTCCGTTTCTTTTGTTTTTTCTATCGCTTCCTTCAGTTCTGTAATGTCTGAGGCTATCTCGTATCTGACCATACTTCCGTCGTACCATTTGATAGCTTTATCCGTGCAATTATACCATCTCCCGTTTATATTGTTTTGGAATTGCCAAATGTATGACTTTCCGAGGTGTTCTCCGAAAATCATTTCATTCGTACAAAAAGGGCAGGGAGATTTATGGTTTTGAAAATATTCGTAGCACTTTTTCCCCTCGCAATCTCCGAAGATTGTTTTCGCTGCTTTGTTTACAAAGAGAATCTCGTAAGTTCTCGGGTCACTGACGTAAATTGGCTGGTCAATACCGTCAAAAATTGATATCAACTGAGCCCTGGCGCTTTTTATCTCATTTTCAGCCTTTTTTCTTTCCGTAATATCGAGAAATGTAGCGATCGAGCCTATGACTTTGCCGTCAAAGTCCTTTAAAGGGGCGGCGTTAGTAATGAAAAATATCTTTTCGCCGTTTTTCTTTACAAGTTCTATGTCATATTGATCCGAAATTCCCGCGAGCCTTTTTTGAGTGTGTTGTCTGACTAATTCCTCGGTTTGTTCGCTGAGGAGAATTTCGAGTCCGTATTTTCCTATTAACTCCTCTTTTTCGTAACCGAGTTTCTTGCACAAAACCGGATTTATAAACTGAATGACATCGTCGTTGTCGGCAAAAAGCAAACCTTCCTGCATGCTTTCAACAAGCATTCTGTATTTCGATTCGCCTTCCTTGAGGCTCTTTGCCATCTTTTTCTGTTCGGATATGTCCAGACAAGTCGAAAGGGATCCAATTACTTCACCCCCCGGACCTCTCAGCGGAGCTGCATTCATCATAAAAGTGATCTGTTCTCCGGACTTCTTTATCATGTTCAGTTCGTATCGCCCGGTCTTGCCCGACTGCCTTTCTTCGTTGTATTTTAAAACGCGTTCAATGTCTTGTTTGTTGAGAAGAAATTTGTTCCCGGTTTTGCCTGTCAGTTCGTCTTTTGAATATCCTGTCATTTCGCAGAATTTCGGATTTACGAAAAGGATCACGTCTTTGTTATCGACAGTTATTAGTCCTTCCTGCATCCCCTCAAGAATTGTTTTGAAATCTTCTTCCCGTTTGAGAAGTATTTTTTGAGCGTCGACGACCCTTTTCAAAAGGCCGGCTTGTTTGCTCTTGTAAATGAAGAATGAAACAACGCCGGCTAAAAATATGCACGTCAATGTAAAAAGCGCCCACACGAACGTCGTTTTATTGAGTTCGCTGAAAACTTCGCCCGTGTCGATTTTTGTCACGATGAACCATGGCGAGCCGTCTATTGGTCGGATATCTGCGAGCACTTCATTTCCTGAATAGTCACGCCCTATGAAGACAGCTTTTCTTCCGAGAATGGCTTGAACGGAAGGTATCCCGGACGAATCCAGAGGTAATTTCAAATTCAGCGGGTGTGTGTTATCACGGCGCAGATGGTTTAGAAAAACCATTTCGTCGTTTTCTTTTCTGACGAGAAGCACTTCGCCTGTTCGGCTGGGGGTCGGCCACGCCTGAATGGAGGGATACAGGTATTCTTCAGCGTTGTTACGAATTATTAATAAGCCAACCGGTGTGCCGTCAGATCCGAGGAAGGCGGCGACAGCGTCAAGATGCGTGCTGTCGTTTGCGCAAACGTATATATCAGACAGCACCGGCGTTTTTAACTCCAACGCGGTTTTGATCGTTTTTTTTGTTTCGTCGTTCAGTTCATGTAAGTCATCTGCAAAGTAAAACAGAATGACACCTGTTGTATCTACTATTAATACGTCTGTGTAGTCGAACACTTCTTTGACGATATTTAGCTGGTCAACAAGGTCATCGTTGTTTGGGGAATATTCTCCGGAATTCACAAAATCGCTGACGGCCTTCAAGAGAAAAGGACTTCTGACAAGTATTTCGACAATATAAATCTGCTGCTGCCGCCATTGCTTTATCTGAGAAGCCTTAAGCTCTCCAATGGCCGAAATCTCCCTGTGTTTTTCCCGGATCGTCTGGTCGCGTTCTTTTGTGTAGATAAAGAAAGAAAGTACTGCAATTGCCAGAGAAAATACCAGGAATATAATTAAACAGGAAAACTTGGAACCGCATATATTGAAATCACGAACCGATTCTGCGCGAGGATTGTCGTCTATATCCAAAAAAGGTCCTCACAAAACAAATCAAAACGGACATAAGATTTTAAAGACAATTATGTCCTCCCCGGAATAATGTGATCTAAATTATTACATCGCCTCGCTGGATTTTTTGTCAAGTTCATATAAGGTTATTTCCTGTATTCCGGAGCCCAAATCAATTTAGGCTCTTCAAAAGTGGACTGCCACAGGTATTTTTCAATTTTTTCTTTAAGAGATTTGTCTATGGATTTTTTTACAGGATACAAAGGTGAATTGAGCGTTCTTTCGAGAAGGTTGAGTGAAGCGTCTAATGTTACCTGAAGACCCCTGCCGGAGACGTGTTTTACACTGTCTTTCGGCGTGTGTATGTGAAAAGAGGAAATTCCGCCTGATCTTGCCAGATTGACGGAAGGAATTTCGTATATCGAAAAAGGCATGCAGTCACTGCTGTATATTTCGAGGTTGCATTTAAAAAGGAGTCCCGCTTCTCTTGTAACCCCGTCGGCGTAACCGAGCAGTTCCTTGGTGCCTATAACAAAATAGTAATTATCGCCTATGTCGTCTCCCGTTACGTCTATGTTGACAACGAGAGCCGCTTTTTCTTTCATCTCTTCTTCATGAGATTTGACGTAGCTGTAACTGCCGAGAAGGCCGAGTTCTTCGCCCGAGAACCATATTATTTTCAGGTCTCTGCCCGGTTGAGATTTTGAAAAGTGTTCCGCGATTTTCAACAGGGTCACAGTTCCCCCTCCGTTGTCAGTCGCTCCGGGAGAGCGCGAGACTGTGTCGTAATGACCCACGGCGTAAGTCAGATTGTCGTCCAGACCTTTTCCCTTTATGTGAGCAACTATGTTTTTCGCTTTTTTTGCTGAAACCTGTTGTTCTATTGTTATGTTTACGTGTTCACCTGAAAGCTTCGACAATTTTGTTCCCGTTTCAAAATCAACCATGAGTCCGGGTACGTATCCTTCCCTGTAATTTTTTTGTCTGTGGCTAAGGCTTCCGGCTTCTCTCAGGCAGGCGCCTATCAGTATGAAAGCTTTTACACCGCCTTTTTTAAATTCTTCGGAGAGAGATCTTGAGTAAGTGTTGGAGATGATGATTTTTCCTCTGAAGGCATTTTTTTTGACTCTTACTGTTTCAGCATTTTCAACAAAAACCAGTTCGCCTTCCAGAGAGCAGGATTCGTTGAGGCCGAAAGGATGGGCGTTGAAGGCAACGTTTCCCGTTTTAATTTCAGCTTTTCCTGTTTCAAATGAAGTCAGATCGAATTCCTCCAGTTCATAGGGAACGTCAAGAGATTCGAGATACCCGCAGATTGTTTTCCGTGCTTTTTCTTCGCCTGTGGTTCCGGCGATTCTTTCGAAATCGAGTTCTTTCAAAATCCTAAGTGCGTTAAGCATAAAACTTTCCTTTGAAACCAGGTTATGAGATAAAATTCCATGTAAGATATATTTTACAGCATATTCTTTGAAATTGAACATTTTTCGGTTTGTTTACAAAACTTTCTGAGGGAGGTTCGAATCTGTTAACTCACCTTCGGTCATCTGGCGTTTACGCGAAGAAGAAAGGGGTAACGACCCACACGAAGTAAAATTCGAGTGTTTTTAAACTCGATTTTCGCTTGAGCCGCGGAAGAATCCGGCTGAGATCTTATAAAAAAATCTCGTGATGGCAGGGGAAAGCAGAATCCAGAATGCCAGGAATTCAAAAGCAATTTTGGAAAGAAAAAAAGACACAAGTATGAACGCGGAACTCTGAAAAAAAGTCATGACGCCCAAATTTCTTATGTCGAACTGGTCGTCGCTGAAAATTTTTTCACTGTATGAAAGCAGTGCATCTCTCGCGTCTTTGGAAAAAAGGGAATAAATAAAACTGTAATACAGTAATCCGAAACTCATGAGCACCTGTACGGCTATCATTCCCAAGACCGCCATTTTGTAAACAGGCACTTCGCTTTTTCCGACAGCAGTGGGCAGTGATTGAAAATCAAGACCGAGATAATTAAAATAGCTGACTGCAAAAAATCCGTTGACCAGGATGTACCAGCCGTAAAAAATAAGTTTATATACATTGCGCAGTTTTTTTTTACTTAATAAAAGATACAAAGAAAGAAAACCGAACAGAAGACCCAGAATGACCGCGAAGACAAAACCGTAGCCGGTCAAAGAATGCCGCGTTTCAAAAAGCAGAAACAGGTAGCTTAGAGTTACGGAAATTATTACGGATTCGTTGATGATTTTTACGATCTCTTTCAAAAAAATTACCATGAATAAAAAAGCCAGAACAAAGCCGTAAGACATACCCTGTGTTATCAAAATGGATTTAATGTTGTTGAAAAGGACTTCACTGTTGATGCTGAGGATAGAATACAACATCATGAAGATCATGTAGGCTAACAATCCGAAAAAAGTTATAACCGACCATTTCGGAGGTTTTTTTCTAAGAAGGCTAAGGCACTGAAGCGACACTCCAGCAAGATATGCCAGAAGAGGGTTGAAGTCCCCTCTTCGAATCACTGTCAAAAATCCTTCGGGTATCATTTCAAAATTGCTGAATTAGGAAAAAGGAATGTTTGTTTTACAGTATCAGCCTTCTTAAGGGATTATCGTCTCCTATCAGGTCTTCTATTTCATTGTAAGGTATCTCTACTTCAGAAGGTCCCGCGACGTAAGGAGCGATTTCATATGAATTGAAAAGGAATAGAAGAGAGTTTTTCTGAACGGCGAAATTGGTGTTTAAACTGAATTTATCGTTGTCAAACCAGTAACCGGCTTCGTCGAGTGACCCCTCCGGATCGAGACCGTATGTGTCCCTGAAAATAATCTCTGCTCTTTTATTGATTTCGACGATTTCATCCCTCGTGAAAATTTCTTCGAACCTGATGGGTTTGCCGGTTGAAAGATCGAAGTTCAAGAAATATGTCCATGAGTTGGGGTGAGCGCCTCCGGTATATTCATAATAATTGTAAGCCATGCTGAATATTCCGGATTTGTTCAATATCACTGAAACTTTCATTTGAGACTCCCAGGCGAACATGTCGGGGTATTCTGCTAAAGAGTTTGAGTATTGAGCCATAAATGTGTCTATCATGATTTGGTAGCCGAGTCCCTCGGGGTAGGTCATAGATTTTGTATAGTGGTTGATCGAATCCGCGGAGTTGTTAGGCGCTTTGGAAGCGTAAAAGCTGTCTATTTCAATGTATGCTCCGGAACCGCCGTCTATGCTTCTGACAATCGTGTGGATCGAATATTCGACGCTGTCGGCGCTGAGTTCGCTTCTTGAAACGTCAAATTTCAAACACGACGAGATCGCGGTTCCAAATATTGCAGTGAATAGTATAAGCGCAAGCGTGTTTTTAATTCTCACCGTTCCCCCTTTTTTAGATTATTATCAAGCA contains:
- a CDS encoding PAS domain-containing protein, whose translation is MNKFNDENAEVEEIIGTFSKQQNPRTLLRKTHEHYTAVFENFPFVAFTLDRKGRFIESNEYTEKLFGIDPEKARGKGFYELGLLNKKEILKGLREFKKNLAGKVTSKTVYEIKIKEKKHFIELVGIPLLENGIVTEVLDVGTDVTQHTNILKEKEKLIKELKKTVENIEILKGLLPICAGCKKIRDDDGYWHQVEDFLKEHSDIEFSHSLCPDCLKKLYPDYQKGKK
- a CDS encoding PAS domain S-box protein — encoded protein: MDIDDNPRAESVRDFNICGSKFSCLIIFLVFSLAIAVLSFFIYTKERDQTIREKHREISAIGELKASQIKQWRQQQIYIVEILVRSPFLLKAVSDFVNSGEYSPNNDDLVDQLNIVKEVFDYTDVLIVDTTGVILFYFADDLHELNDETKKTIKTALELKTPVLSDIYVCANDSTHLDAVAAFLGSDGTPVGLLIIRNNAEEYLYPSIQAWPTPSRTGEVLLVRKENDEMVFLNHLRRDNTHPLNLKLPLDSSGIPSVQAILGRKAVFIGRDYSGNEVLADIRPIDGSPWFIVTKIDTGEVFSELNKTTFVWALFTLTCIFLAGVVSFFIYKSKQAGLLKRVVDAQKILLKREEDFKTILEGMQEGLITVDNKDVILFVNPKFCEMTGYSKDELTGKTGNKFLLNKQDIERVLKYNEERQSGKTGRYELNMIKKSGEQITFMMNAAPLRGPGGEVIGSLSTCLDISEQKKMAKSLKEGESKYRMLVESMQEGLLFADNDDVIQFINPVLCKKLGYEKEELIGKYGLEILLSEQTEELVRQHTQKRLAGISDQYDIELVKKNGEKIFFITNAAPLKDFDGKVIGSIATFLDITERKKAENEIKSARAQLISIFDGIDQPIYVSDPRTYEILFVNKAAKTIFGDCEGKKCYEYFQNHKSPCPFCTNEMIFGEHLGKSYIWQFQNNINGRWYNCTDKAIKWYDGSMVRYEIASDITELKEAIEKTKETEAKYIQAQKMEAVGRLAGGIAHDFNNMLAVISGNAELMLAKSDKNEIATDSLREILKASEHSTNLVRQLLAFARKQTVEPEEVDLNEIIYNMLSMLKRLIGENINLVWKPAENLWRLKVDPAQIDQIVANLVINSSDSITGKGTITIMTANCEFEDGYEDEFKDFHPGKQVMLSISDDGCGMDKEIQEHLFEPFFTTKPKGKGTGLGLSMIYGIVKQNSGFINIYSEPGKGTNVKIYLPRHDSQKTVKPKPEPLGKYDQTGKTILLVEDEESLLNLNLRILNLCGYKSLSAINPLQALEIAQTYDGIIDLLISDVVMPDMSGQELWERISAIRPETKCLFISGYTADIIDDHGIIKEGIHFLQKPFNKGNLSEKIREILSE
- a CDS encoding Zn-dependent exopeptidase M28, which encodes MLNALRILKELDFERIAGTTGEEKARKTICGYLESLDVPYELEEFDLTSFETGKAEIKTGNVAFNAHPFGLNESCSLEGELVFVENAETVRVKKNAFRGKIIISNTYSRSLSEEFKKGGVKAFILIGACLREAGSLSHRQKNYREGYVPGLMVDFETGTKLSKLSGEHVNITIEQQVSAKKAKNIVAHIKGKGLDDNLTYAVGHYDTVSRSPGATDNGGGTVTLLKIAEHFSKSQPGRDLKIIWFSGEELGLLGSYSYVKSHEEEMKEKAALVVNIDVTGDDIGDNYYFVIGTKELLGYADGVTREAGLLFKCNLEIYSSDCMPFSIYEIPSVNLARSGGISSFHIHTPKDSVKHVSGRGLQVTLDASLNLLERTLNSPLYPVKKSIDKSLKEKIEKYLWQSTFEEPKLIWAPEYRK
- a CDS encoding DUF3298 and DUF4163 domain-containing protein; the encoded protein is MRIKNTLALILFTAIFGTAISSCLKFDVSRSELSADSVEYSIHTIVRSIDGGSGAYIEIDSFYASKAPNNSADSINHYTKSMTYPEGLGYQIMIDTFMAQYSNSLAEYPDMFAWESQMKVSVILNKSGIFSMAYNYYEYTGGAHPNSWTYFLNFDLSTGKPIRFEEIFTRDEIVEINKRAEIIFRDTYGLDPEGSLDEAGYWFDNDKFSLNTNFAVQKNSLLFLFNSYEIAPYVAGPSEVEIPYNEIEDLIGDDNPLRRLIL